One genomic region from Haloterrigena gelatinilytica encodes:
- a CDS encoding phosphotransferase family protein, whose translation MGEILSDALERAFPDRNVSEIDSPSESQHPWNQTYRISFSNGEQAYLKLVTDGGIRRIRRAGAVLRYLNARAEIRVPPVLSARVQSEPYYLATTALSGEPIVTRWSGVSTAKRESMLYQVGQAIANLHSVRFEESGRILGGTADNLSLEEGPWVTVLCNTIEERVRTVFSDRFKEFPNLVQQVLKEHREGLTDVPVSLLHGDPNRKNCLVQSNDSTVGLVDWEESLVGDPSFDLCRVEATQIEQPPVHDPDRLRRALRAGYRNQAGSLPEGYEKRIPLYRIVTFLKPAQTFEFWAPEADEPVPELATWIRDEMQRRITALESDN comes from the coding sequence ATGGGGGAGATTCTTTCCGATGCATTAGAACGGGCGTTCCCGGACCGTAACGTCTCTGAGATAGACAGCCCCTCAGAATCCCAGCATCCATGGAATCAAACCTATCGGATTTCGTTCTCTAACGGCGAGCAGGCATATCTCAAACTGGTGACTGACGGTGGTATCCGTCGGATTCGAAGGGCCGGTGCAGTTCTTCGGTATCTCAACGCCCGTGCAGAAATCCGGGTGCCACCCGTACTGTCCGCTCGCGTGCAAAGCGAGCCGTATTATCTCGCGACTACTGCCCTCTCAGGTGAACCCATCGTTACCCGTTGGTCAGGTGTATCAACCGCCAAGCGCGAGTCGATGCTGTATCAGGTCGGTCAAGCGATAGCGAATCTGCACTCAGTTCGATTCGAGGAAAGCGGGCGGATTCTGGGGGGAACGGCCGACAACCTCTCCCTCGAAGAAGGCCCGTGGGTTACCGTCCTCTGTAATACAATCGAAGAGCGCGTACGGACGGTTTTCTCTGACCGCTTCAAGGAATTTCCGAACCTCGTGCAACAAGTTCTCAAGGAACACCGCGAGGGACTCACTGATGTCCCGGTATCGCTCCTCCACGGCGACCCAAATCGGAAGAACTGCTTAGTCCAGTCGAACGATTCCACGGTCGGACTCGTCGATTGGGAAGAATCGCTTGTCGGTGACCCGTCGTTTGACCTCTGCCGTGTAGAAGCGACACAGATCGAGCAACCGCCAGTCCACGACCCCGACCGACTTCGGCGGGCACTACGAGCGGGGTATCGAAATCAAGCTGGTAGCTTACCCGAGGGGTATGAAAAGCGGATTCCGCTGTATCGAATCGTTACCTTCCTCAAACCGGCTCAGACGTTCGAATTCTGGGCACCGGAAGCCGACGAACCCGTTCCGGAATTAGCGACGTGGATTCGTGACGAGATGCAGCGTCGAATCACTGCTCTTGAGTCCGATAACTAA
- a CDS encoding sensor histidine kinase → MFTSARRTSTYVREYSVPIAGLGLLAIVAAYVATFGGPVFLLVLEASVPTTIGLGHVWYGLRTRTDEETTRRADIVTVGSITCGAMVALFCAWCIYLLSVRMDFSGGLTQPVISALSTGMAFGGLLGHTYVEFTHYYRESERLSRAVDASMDGIAVVVDDEHAYVNDAYASLYGVHDAATIEGTEWAERYTNAAQATIDREVHPALAERNYWRGTLIGQRADGTTFPQDVTVSALEHGYVVVARDITEQRDREQRIQVLNRVLRHNLRNAATVIKGHASLISEKQPALEREHVRPILEETTDLIETADKARGVERTLERNGDADLIDATAAVRSVVDRARAAYPDARVLSRTDESGARATTPTVDGSVVDALNELVDNAVEHNSAADEAGTDGPTVEVAVRAVDYDGELRLEFTVADDGDGIPETERRAVLDGAETQLEHGSGLGLWLVNWIVQNGGGDLRFADRPDGGTVVTLSFPYECAAGPRPVLMETP, encoded by the coding sequence ATGTTCACCAGTGCTCGCCGCACGTCGACGTACGTCCGGGAGTACTCGGTTCCGATCGCCGGGCTCGGGTTGCTCGCGATCGTCGCCGCGTACGTCGCGACGTTCGGCGGCCCCGTCTTTCTGCTCGTCCTCGAGGCGAGCGTCCCGACGACGATCGGACTCGGCCACGTCTGGTACGGGCTGCGGACGCGGACCGACGAGGAGACGACGCGGCGGGCGGACATCGTCACCGTCGGTTCGATCACCTGCGGCGCGATGGTCGCGCTCTTCTGTGCCTGGTGTATCTACCTCCTCTCCGTCAGAATGGACTTTTCCGGCGGGTTAACCCAGCCGGTGATCAGCGCGCTGAGCACCGGGATGGCCTTCGGCGGCCTGCTCGGCCACACCTACGTCGAGTTCACCCACTACTACCGCGAGAGCGAACGGCTCTCGCGGGCGGTCGACGCCTCGATGGACGGGATCGCCGTCGTCGTCGACGACGAACACGCCTACGTCAACGACGCCTACGCCTCCCTCTACGGCGTTCACGACGCGGCGACGATCGAGGGGACCGAGTGGGCCGAGCGGTACACGAACGCCGCGCAGGCGACGATCGACCGCGAGGTGCACCCGGCCCTCGCCGAGCGAAACTACTGGCGCGGAACGTTGATCGGTCAGCGGGCCGACGGGACGACGTTTCCCCAGGACGTGACGGTCAGCGCCCTCGAGCACGGCTACGTGGTCGTCGCCCGCGACATCACCGAACAGCGCGACCGGGAGCAGCGGATTCAGGTGCTCAACCGCGTCCTCCGGCACAATCTCCGGAACGCCGCGACCGTCATCAAGGGCCACGCCAGCCTCATCAGCGAGAAACAGCCCGCCCTCGAGCGCGAGCACGTCAGACCGATCCTCGAGGAGACCACCGACCTGATCGAGACGGCCGACAAGGCCCGCGGCGTCGAACGGACGCTCGAGCGCAACGGGGACGCCGATCTGATCGATGCCACGGCGGCGGTTCGCTCGGTCGTCGACCGCGCGCGGGCGGCCTACCCCGACGCGCGGGTCCTGTCCAGAACCGACGAGTCGGGGGCGAGGGCGACCACGCCGACCGTCGACGGCAGCGTCGTCGACGCCCTGAACGAACTCGTCGACAACGCCGTCGAGCACAACTCGGCCGCAGACGAAGCGGGGACGGACGGCCCGACCGTCGAGGTCGCGGTCCGAGCCGTCGACTACGACGGCGAGCTCCGACTCGAGTTCACGGTCGCGGACGACGGCGACGGGATTCCCGAAACGGAGCGCCGGGCGGTCCTCGACGGCGCGGAGACGCAACTCGAGCACGGCTCCGGACTGGGGCTGTGGCTCGTCAACTGGATCGTCCAGAACGGCGGCGGCGACCTGCGGTTCGCCGACCGCCCCGACGGCGGGACGGTCGTGACGCTGTCGTTTCCGTACGAGTGCGCCGCCGGCCCGAGACCGGTCCTGATGGAGACCCCGTGA
- a CDS encoding WD40/YVTN/BNR-like repeat-containing protein — protein MRTLYAAMRDRLRCYAGDESEPGGMSHASTRLEGHRIECLAASRAAPERVFVGTFEDGLYRSRGRATEPGEREFERLETDFVSEAVTALAISPRDPDVVYAGTEPSRVYRSADGGDTWTHLEGLTDLPSADEWAFPPRPHTHHVRWLEVDPVDPDRLYVGIEAGAFVLSPDGGETWRDRPEGSRRDNHTLATHGDREGRVYTAAGDGYAVSDDGGDSWRRPQEGLEHTYCWGLAVDPADPDAVIVSSASGARTAHTAERADSHVYRRLGDEPWERLEGRGLPTGAGVVRAVFETTDAGGVVYALHNRGLFRSEDFGDSWAAIDTDWGEGLEAQAPRGLVALSD, from the coding sequence ATGAGGACGCTCTACGCGGCGATGCGAGACCGGCTCCGCTGTTACGCGGGCGACGAATCCGAACCGGGCGGGATGAGCCACGCGAGCACTCGACTCGAGGGCCACCGGATCGAGTGTCTCGCGGCCTCGCGGGCGGCCCCCGAGCGAGTCTTCGTCGGCACCTTCGAAGACGGTCTGTATCGCTCCCGCGGACGGGCCACGGAGCCGGGAGAACGAGAGTTCGAACGCCTCGAGACGGACTTCGTCAGCGAGGCCGTCACGGCGCTGGCGATCAGCCCTCGCGATCCGGACGTGGTCTACGCCGGAACCGAACCGAGCCGCGTCTACCGCTCGGCCGACGGCGGCGACACCTGGACGCACCTCGAGGGGCTGACCGACCTCCCGTCGGCCGACGAGTGGGCCTTCCCGCCGCGACCCCACACCCACCACGTCCGCTGGCTCGAGGTCGACCCCGTCGACCCCGACCGACTCTACGTCGGCATCGAAGCGGGCGCGTTCGTTCTGAGCCCCGACGGCGGCGAGACGTGGCGCGATCGCCCCGAGGGGTCGCGCCGAGACAACCACACGCTCGCGACCCACGGCGACCGCGAGGGCCGGGTCTACACTGCCGCCGGCGACGGCTACGCGGTGAGCGACGACGGCGGCGACTCGTGGCGCCGCCCGCAGGAGGGCCTCGAGCACACCTACTGCTGGGGGCTGGCCGTCGACCCCGCCGACCCCGACGCGGTCATCGTCTCGAGCGCCAGCGGCGCCCGGACGGCCCACACGGCCGAGCGGGCCGACTCGCACGTCTACCGTCGGCTCGGCGACGAGCCCTGGGAGCGACTCGAGGGCCGCGGCCTTCCGACGGGCGCGGGCGTCGTCCGCGCCGTCTTCGAGACCACCGACGCGGGCGGCGTCGTCTACGCGCTGCACAACCGCGGCCTGTTCCGCAGCGAGGACTTCGGCGACTCCTGGGCGGCTATCGATACCGACTGGGGAGAAGGCCTCGAGGCGCAGGCGCCGCGCGGACTGGTTGCGCTTTCGGACTAA
- a CDS encoding PQQ-binding-like beta-propeller repeat protein, producing MPSRRRLLAGVGLGAVGIAGGASVLDVEFAADTASASTSGETDWPMVRYDSSGTGYNPSATGPKDGVEGAWQQDTESNMYGLSAPILVGETLYAVGQQSLVAFERDTGEIRFTRDGQYWSSPARAPAQAYRSDTLAVCGREGLYGLSAGGGYEVLGRSIGTERWHNPGQESQRWSSSSPREQSPVTADETVYGIVPNTDRVVALDASSGRVRWERTVGDERSTGSNRPAVRDGVVYVSSYPGDVVAFDAETGDVHWSAKPDPGEETPMTYYEFHPPTATDEGLVVPYRTGVVLLDPADGSVLWEYTHDGNATDGSAAVADGTVFVTDGEESLHAIDLERGEREWTAEYVPDTDPVVADGVVYLGYQFPELVAIDAETGEQRWRYEESIYFTQPIVGDGVLYVLTDDGLLALEEAE from the coding sequence ATGCCCTCCAGACGACGACTGCTCGCCGGCGTCGGACTCGGCGCCGTCGGAATCGCCGGCGGCGCGAGCGTTCTTGACGTCGAGTTCGCCGCCGACACCGCGTCCGCCTCGACGAGCGGCGAGACCGACTGGCCGATGGTACGCTACGATTCCAGTGGAACCGGCTACAATCCGAGCGCGACGGGACCGAAAGACGGCGTCGAGGGCGCGTGGCAGCAGGACACGGAGTCGAACATGTACGGACTGTCGGCGCCGATTCTCGTCGGGGAGACGCTGTACGCGGTCGGTCAGCAGTCGCTCGTCGCGTTCGAACGCGACACCGGCGAAATTCGGTTCACGCGGGACGGCCAGTACTGGTCGTCACCGGCTCGAGCCCCGGCGCAAGCGTATCGAAGCGACACCCTCGCCGTCTGCGGCCGAGAGGGACTATACGGCCTGAGCGCCGGCGGCGGATACGAGGTGCTTGGCCGGTCGATCGGCACCGAACGATGGCACAATCCCGGTCAAGAGAGCCAGCGGTGGTCCAGTTCGTCGCCGCGGGAACAGTCGCCCGTCACCGCGGACGAAACGGTGTACGGGATCGTCCCGAACACCGACCGCGTCGTCGCGCTGGATGCGAGCAGCGGTCGCGTCCGGTGGGAGCGAACGGTCGGCGACGAACGGTCGACCGGATCGAATCGGCCGGCGGTCCGCGACGGGGTCGTCTACGTCTCGAGTTATCCCGGAGACGTCGTCGCCTTCGACGCCGAAACGGGCGACGTTCACTGGAGCGCAAAACCGGATCCCGGGGAAGAGACGCCGATGACCTACTACGAGTTCCACCCGCCGACGGCGACGGACGAGGGACTCGTCGTTCCCTATCGGACTGGCGTCGTGTTGCTCGATCCGGCCGACGGCAGCGTTCTGTGGGAGTACACCCACGACGGGAACGCCACCGACGGCAGCGCCGCCGTCGCCGACGGAACGGTGTTCGTCACCGACGGCGAGGAGTCGCTGCACGCGATCGACCTCGAGCGCGGCGAGCGGGAGTGGACCGCCGAGTACGTTCCCGACACGGATCCGGTCGTCGCCGACGGCGTCGTCTACCTCGGGTATCAGTTCCCAGAACTGGTCGCGATCGACGCCGAGACGGGCGAGCAACGGTGGCGCTACGAGGAGTCGATATACTTCACGCAGCCGATCGTCGGCGACGGCGTGCTGTATGTCCTCACCGACGACGGGCTGCTCGCCCTCGAGGAGGCCGAGTAA
- a CDS encoding 30S ribosomal protein S24e encodes MDVDIISETENPMLHRTDVTFELSHEDATPERLQVRDSLAAKLNKDADEVVVRKLDTKFGMRKTVGEAKVYDTADDARDVEQDHMLERNKIGAEEAEAEADAEAEEA; translated from the coding sequence ATGGACGTCGACATCATCTCCGAAACGGAGAATCCCATGTTGCATCGAACCGACGTGACCTTCGAACTGTCCCACGAGGACGCGACGCCGGAGCGCCTGCAGGTCCGGGACAGTCTCGCGGCCAAACTGAACAAGGACGCCGACGAGGTCGTCGTCCGCAAACTCGACACGAAGTTCGGGATGCGAAAGACCGTCGGCGAGGCCAAGGTCTACGACACGGCCGACGACGCCCGCGACGTCGAGCAGGACCACATGCTCGAGCGAAACAAGATCGGCGCCGAAGAGGCCGAGGCCGAGGCGGACGCCGAAGCGGAGGAAGCATAA
- a CDS encoding 30S ribosomal protein S27ae produces MPRHELYDDDGSTEREQCPRCGDAFLADHGDRQHCGKCGYTEWE; encoded by the coding sequence ATGCCACGACACGAACTCTACGACGACGACGGCAGCACCGAGCGCGAACAGTGCCCCCGCTGCGGGGACGCTTTCCTCGCCGACCACGGTGACCGCCAGCACTGCGGCAAGTGCGGGTACACCGAGTGGGAATAG
- a CDS encoding bifunctional N(6)-L-threonylcarbamoyladenine synthase/serine/threonine protein kinase — MSSDIRILGIEGTAWAASAAVYDSATDDVFIESDAYQPDSGGIHPREAAEHMHDAIPRVVETALEHARETYDEPADEAPVDAVAFSRGPGLGPCLRIVGTAARALSQALEVPLVGVNHMVAHLEIGRHTADFDSPVCLNASGANAHLLAYRNGRYRVLGETMDTGVGNAIDKFTRHVGWSHPGGPKVEAAAEDGEYVDLPYVVKGMDFSFSGIMSAAKQRYDDDVPVEDICFSLQENIFGMLTEVAERALSLTGSDELVLGGGVGQNERLREMLAEMCAQRGAEFHAPEPRFLRDNAGMIAVLGAKMYDAGDTLAIEESRVDPNYRPDQVPVTWRSDEPELAAGRGADGGETQVRGAEALVDLEPARGRVTKRRESKTYRHPQLDDRLRRERTTLEARLTSLARREGVPTPVLSDVDPREARLELEYVGKWDLRDELTAERVRDVGRHLARLHRAGFVHGDPTTRNVRVGSADPDASGTERAAEARERTVLIDFGLGYHTDHVEDYAMDIHVFDQSLVGTADDPDPLREALREGYREVGEERVLERLRDVEGRGRYVSDDGQE, encoded by the coding sequence GTGAGTTCTGACATCCGAATCCTCGGGATCGAAGGCACCGCCTGGGCGGCCAGCGCAGCCGTGTACGATTCCGCGACCGACGACGTCTTCATCGAGAGCGACGCCTACCAACCCGACAGCGGCGGCATCCACCCCCGCGAGGCCGCCGAACACATGCACGACGCGATCCCCCGCGTCGTCGAGACCGCCCTCGAGCACGCCCGCGAGACTTACGACGAGCCCGCCGACGAGGCACCCGTTGATGCCGTCGCCTTCTCTCGAGGGCCGGGGCTCGGCCCCTGCCTGCGGATCGTCGGCACGGCCGCCCGGGCGCTCTCGCAGGCGCTCGAGGTGCCCCTCGTCGGGGTCAACCACATGGTCGCCCACCTCGAGATCGGGCGCCATACGGCGGACTTCGACTCGCCGGTCTGTCTGAACGCCAGCGGCGCCAACGCCCACCTGTTGGCCTACCGCAACGGCCGCTACCGCGTGCTCGGCGAGACGATGGACACGGGCGTCGGGAACGCGATCGACAAGTTCACCCGCCACGTCGGCTGGTCCCACCCCGGCGGCCCGAAAGTCGAGGCGGCCGCCGAGGACGGCGAGTACGTCGACCTCCCCTACGTCGTCAAGGGGATGGACTTCTCCTTCTCGGGGATCATGAGCGCCGCCAAGCAGCGGTACGACGACGATGTTCCGGTCGAGGATATCTGCTTTTCCCTGCAGGAGAACATCTTCGGCATGCTGACCGAAGTGGCCGAACGCGCGCTCTCGCTGACCGGCAGCGACGAACTCGTGCTGGGCGGCGGCGTCGGGCAGAACGAGCGCCTCCGCGAGATGCTCGCGGAGATGTGCGCCCAGCGCGGGGCCGAGTTCCACGCGCCCGAACCCCGATTTCTCCGGGACAACGCCGGCATGATCGCCGTGCTCGGCGCGAAGATGTACGACGCCGGCGACACCCTCGCGATCGAGGAGTCTCGCGTCGATCCGAACTATCGCCCCGATCAGGTCCCCGTCACGTGGCGCAGCGACGAACCGGAGCTCGCGGCCGGCCGCGGAGCGGACGGCGGCGAGACGCAGGTTCGCGGCGCCGAAGCGCTCGTCGACCTCGAGCCCGCTCGCGGCCGCGTCACCAAACGCCGCGAGTCGAAGACCTACCGACACCCGCAACTCGACGACCGACTGCGCCGCGAGCGGACGACCCTCGAGGCCCGCCTGACCAGCCTCGCGCGCCGCGAGGGGGTGCCGACGCCGGTGCTCTCGGACGTCGATCCGCGGGAGGCGCGCCTGGAACTCGAGTACGTCGGCAAATGGGATCTCCGCGACGAGTTGACCGCCGAACGCGTTCGCGACGTCGGGCGACACCTCGCGCGGCTACACCGGGCCGGGTTCGTCCACGGCGATCCGACGACGCGGAACGTCCGCGTCGGGTCCGCGGACCCCGATGCCTCCGGAACCGAGCGGGCGGCCGAGGCCCGCGAGCGGACCGTCCTCATCGATTTCGGGCTCGGCTACCACACCGACCACGTCGAGGACTACGCGATGGACATCCACGTCTTCGACCAGAGCCTCGTCGGCACCGCCGACGACCCCGACCCGCTCCGCGAGGCGCTGCGGGAGGGCTACCGCGAGGTCGGCGAGGAGCGAGTGCTCGAGCGCCTGCGGGACGTCGAGGGGCGCGGCCGGTACGTCAGCGACGACGGCCAGGAGTAA
- a CDS encoding YgaP family membrane protein, whose amino-acid sequence MQRNVGGLDRIARGVLGIWLVVMAAAAYQDDKRERAAIAGIAGLGLLQNVWMGFCGGNYLLGVDTTDSYSVE is encoded by the coding sequence ATGCAGCGAAACGTCGGCGGACTCGATCGCATCGCACGCGGCGTGCTCGGCATCTGGCTGGTCGTGATGGCCGCGGCGGCCTACCAGGACGACAAACGCGAGCGCGCCGCGATAGCGGGCATCGCCGGGCTCGGGCTCCTCCAGAACGTCTGGATGGGCTTTTGCGGCGGGAACTACCTGCTCGGGGTCGATACGACGGACTCCTATAGCGTGGAGTAA
- a CDS encoding helix-turn-helix domain-containing protein: MKRIRITLDPAGDYAPPLYRRFAGGASYLERVHIINWNVASPPTAFLLWLRGDYRRLEAELEASENADEYELLPLADRECHCFLEGAVADAARLLFENFTRGSLITVPPIVCNDDGTNTFSIIGTDADIQNAVEGVPDGVGVTVEAVGGETVAPKSAVGRLSERQREAVEAALEIGYYDVPREATTTDSAGPEVPRTMRTALRAVSRRRRRTRLCDRDRRGAPPEGRVKADRGVARAVGRRLSSPRNRDTGRRSRGPSGVRFR, translated from the coding sequence ATGAAACGCATTCGCATCACCCTGGACCCCGCCGGCGACTACGCGCCGCCGCTGTACCGGCGGTTCGCGGGCGGCGCGTCGTACCTCGAGCGGGTCCACATCATCAACTGGAACGTCGCGTCGCCGCCGACGGCGTTCCTACTGTGGCTTCGCGGCGATTACCGACGGCTCGAGGCGGAACTCGAAGCCAGCGAGAACGCCGACGAGTACGAACTCCTCCCGCTCGCGGATCGGGAGTGTCACTGCTTTCTCGAGGGAGCGGTCGCCGACGCCGCACGGCTCCTGTTCGAGAACTTCACGCGGGGGAGCCTGATCACCGTCCCGCCGATCGTCTGCAACGACGACGGGACCAACACGTTCTCGATCATCGGGACGGACGCCGACATCCAGAACGCGGTCGAAGGCGTTCCCGACGGCGTCGGTGTCACCGTCGAGGCGGTCGGCGGGGAGACCGTCGCCCCGAAGAGCGCCGTCGGACGCCTCTCCGAGCGCCAGCGCGAGGCCGTCGAGGCCGCCCTCGAGATCGGCTACTACGACGTTCCCCGCGAGGCGACGACGACCGATAGCGCGGGACCGGAGGTCCCGCGGACCATGCGAACGGCGCTTCGCGCCGTGAGCAGACGTCGCCGACGAACTCGATTGTGCGACCGCGACCGCCGCGGAGCACCTCCAGAAGGCCGAGTCAAAGCTGATCGGGGCGTTGCTCGAGCGGTAGGACGGCGGCTCTCGTCCCCGCGGAACCGCGATACGGGCCGGCGCTCTCGAGGCCCCTCGGGCGTTCGATTCCGCTGA
- a CDS encoding DUF5808 domain-containing protein — MADKPTSGEILGVPYNFDRPSLGRMISSYWQPGEGMLVEKPFGVGYTLNLANWRSWIVVLVAGALLWQQEQSESGADEDRRDEPVEVIVDDQDESAN; from the coding sequence ATGGCAGACAAACCGACTTCCGGAGAGATTCTCGGCGTACCGTACAACTTCGATCGACCCAGCCTCGGACGGATGATCTCCTCGTACTGGCAGCCCGGCGAGGGGATGCTCGTCGAGAAGCCTTTCGGCGTCGGCTACACCCTGAACCTCGCCAACTGGCGGTCGTGGATCGTCGTCCTCGTCGCCGGCGCGCTCCTCTGGCAGCAAGAGCAGAGCGAGTCCGGCGCCGACGAGGACCGCCGGGACGAACCCGTCGAGGTCATCGTCGACGACCAGGACGAGTCGGCCAACTGA
- a CDS encoding pectinesterase family protein has translation MQVESPDFVVARDGSGDFDSVQAAIDAVPDFRDAETTIRLESGTYEEKLVVPTSKTNVTLVGEDPEETILTYDDYNGKENRFGEEMGTTESSSCFLFGDDFTARDLTFQNAAGAVGQAVAVRVDGDRAVFENCRFLGWQDTLYTHGEDSRQYYRDCYVEGRVDFIFGWSTAVFEDCEIFCTGDEGYVTAASTTEDTDYGYLFRNCEITGDAPDGSFYLGRPWRPYAQTVFVHCYLGEHVRPEGWHNWRDPDKEETAFYAEYENEGSGFTPDERVDWARQLTDEEAAEYTLETVLDGWDPLERLADADARSSTVDR, from the coding sequence ATGCAGGTCGAGAGCCCCGACTTCGTCGTTGCTCGAGACGGGAGCGGCGATTTCGACTCCGTACAGGCCGCGATCGACGCCGTTCCGGACTTCCGGGACGCGGAGACGACGATCCGCCTCGAGTCCGGGACCTACGAGGAGAAACTGGTGGTGCCGACCTCCAAGACCAACGTGACCCTCGTCGGCGAGGACCCCGAGGAGACGATCCTGACCTACGACGACTACAACGGGAAGGAGAACCGCTTCGGCGAGGAGATGGGAACGACCGAGTCCTCGAGTTGCTTCCTGTTCGGCGACGACTTCACGGCGCGGGATCTCACGTTCCAGAACGCGGCGGGCGCCGTGGGGCAGGCCGTGGCCGTCCGGGTCGACGGCGACCGCGCCGTCTTCGAGAACTGCCGATTCCTGGGCTGGCAGGACACCCTCTACACTCACGGCGAGGACAGCCGCCAGTACTACCGCGACTGCTACGTCGAGGGCCGGGTCGACTTCATCTTCGGCTGGTCGACGGCCGTCTTCGAGGACTGCGAGATCTTCTGTACCGGCGACGAGGGGTACGTCACCGCCGCCTCGACGACCGAGGACACCGACTACGGCTACCTCTTCCGGAACTGCGAGATCACGGGCGACGCACCCGACGGTTCCTTCTACTTGGGGCGCCCCTGGCGCCCCTACGCCCAGACGGTGTTCGTACACTGCTACCTCGGCGAGCACGTCCGGCCCGAGGGGTGGCACAACTGGCGGGACCCCGACAAGGAGGAGACCGCCTTCTACGCCGAGTACGAGAACGAGGGGTCCGGCTTTACGCCCGACGAGCGCGTCGACTGGGCCCGCCAGTTGACCGACGAGGAGGCCGCCGAGTACACCCTCGAGACCGTCCTCGACGGCTGGGATCCGCTCGAGCGCCTCGCGGACGCCGACGCCCGATCGTCGACCGTCGATCGCTGA
- a CDS encoding cupin domain-containing protein, with protein MDVTDWDDPTRIDDLEGGGERRVLACTDELMLVHYSLSDGEEGEPHSHEEATQGSFVIEGSLELRGAYSETVEAGGSYVVPPGTEHGVRALEPCRVIDAFAPPLAEYLPD; from the coding sequence ATGGACGTCACCGACTGGGACGATCCGACCCGGATCGACGACCTCGAGGGCGGCGGCGAGCGCCGCGTCCTCGCCTGTACGGACGAACTGATGCTGGTCCACTACTCGCTGTCGGACGGCGAGGAGGGCGAGCCCCACAGTCACGAGGAGGCGACTCAGGGCAGTTTCGTCATCGAGGGTTCGCTCGAACTCCGCGGCGCCTACTCCGAGACGGTCGAGGCCGGTGGCTCCTACGTCGTCCCGCCCGGCACGGAACACGGCGTGCGCGCCCTCGAGCCGTGTCGCGTGATCGACGCGTTCGCACCGCCGCTCGCGGAGTATTTGCCCGATTAA
- the rdgB gene encoding RdgB/HAM1 family non-canonical purine NTP pyrophosphatase — protein MAIRFVTGNEGKVREARDYLADLEPVEQIDYDYTEVQSDSLEAIAAHGAREAFEELGSDEPVLVDDAGLFVEALEGFPGPYSAYVEDTVGVERLWRLASEEENRRARFKTVLAYADGEVPRTSDETASEADSGSRAVRVETFEGSVAGTLVAPRGEGGFGYDPIFEYNGQTMAEMSTEEKNAISHRGRALAEFAEWYAGRDQ, from the coding sequence ATGGCCATTCGATTCGTCACCGGCAACGAGGGGAAGGTTCGCGAGGCGCGGGACTACCTCGCGGACCTCGAGCCAGTCGAACAGATCGACTACGACTACACCGAGGTCCAGAGCGACTCGCTCGAGGCGATCGCGGCCCACGGCGCCCGCGAGGCCTTCGAGGAACTGGGCAGCGACGAACCGGTGCTCGTCGACGACGCGGGACTGTTCGTCGAGGCGCTCGAGGGGTTCCCGGGCCCGTACTCCGCGTACGTGGAGGACACCGTCGGCGTCGAACGACTCTGGCGACTCGCGAGCGAGGAGGAGAACCGACGCGCTCGGTTCAAGACGGTGCTCGCGTACGCGGACGGCGAGGTGCCACGCACCTCGGACGAGACGGCGAGCGAAGCGGATAGCGGTTCGCGAGCCGTCAGAGTCGAGACGTTCGAGGGCTCGGTCGCCGGCACGCTCGTCGCGCCGCGCGGCGAGGGCGGCTTCGGCTACGATCCGATCTTCGAGTACAACGGGCAGACGATGGCCGAGATGAGCACCGAGGAGAAAAACGCCATCTCCCACCGCGGCCGCGCGCTGGCCGAGTTCGCGGAGTGGTACGCCGGGCGCGACCAATGA
- a CDS encoding ArsR/SmtB family transcription factor — translation MSSDDDALEAACRSLEGVCDDVEETVDALTEQRPAEDRVTTQAAVFGALANEHRVRILEALRDGELCACELQVALEAPQSTVATHLRRLRETGLIKGRKKGKWTYYRIADTAALELLDIGAAVDVPESD, via the coding sequence ATGAGTTCTGACGATGACGCGCTCGAGGCGGCCTGCCGGAGCCTCGAGGGCGTGTGCGACGACGTCGAGGAGACGGTCGACGCCCTGACGGAGCAGCGGCCGGCCGAGGACAGGGTCACAACGCAGGCGGCGGTGTTCGGCGCGCTGGCGAACGAACACCGGGTGCGAATCCTCGAGGCGCTCCGGGACGGCGAGCTGTGCGCCTGCGAACTGCAGGTCGCTCTCGAGGCGCCCCAGTCGACGGTCGCGACCCACCTCCGGCGGCTCCGGGAGACGGGCCTGATCAAGGGCCGCAAGAAGGGGAAGTGGACCTACTACCGGATCGCCGATACGGCGGCGCTCGAGTTGCTCGATATCGGAGCCGCCGTCGACGTTCCGGAATCCGACTGA